The following coding sequences are from one Nitrospira sp. window:
- a CDS encoding FliA/WhiG family RNA polymerase sigma factor yields MSKTAVHRVHQAIPSGDAHREQLIKEFAHVIRAMAHRLAFRLPAYLDAEDLISVGTIGLMDAMEKYDPNREAKFKTYAEFRIRGAMLDEIRSMDWIPRSVHERIGLLQKTHITLLNRLGRPPLDEEVASELKMPLEELDDFISRARGAVMISIDDLGLQEPDGHKVVKMLADTHHPDPLSTLVNEREREAIGDAIQGLPEKERLVLTLYYYEELTMKEIGELLKVTESRVCQIHTKAILRLKAFLHADG; encoded by the coding sequence ATGAGTAAAACGGCAGTTCATCGTGTTCATCAAGCGATTCCCAGCGGCGATGCTCATCGGGAGCAACTGATCAAAGAATTTGCGCATGTGATTCGGGCGATGGCCCATCGCCTGGCCTTTCGATTGCCCGCGTACCTGGATGCCGAGGATTTGATCTCCGTCGGGACCATCGGCCTGATGGATGCGATGGAGAAATACGACCCCAATCGAGAAGCGAAATTCAAGACCTATGCGGAGTTCCGGATTCGCGGCGCCATGTTGGACGAGATTCGCTCGATGGATTGGATTCCACGATCCGTGCACGAACGTATCGGCCTCCTGCAAAAGACCCATATCACGTTATTGAATCGACTGGGACGCCCTCCGTTGGATGAAGAAGTGGCGTCCGAACTCAAGATGCCGCTGGAGGAACTCGACGACTTTATCTCGCGGGCCCGAGGGGCCGTGATGATCAGTATCGACGACCTGGGACTTCAAGAGCCGGATGGGCACAAAGTCGTCAAGATGCTCGCCGATACGCATCACCCGGATCCCTTGTCCACGTTAGTGAACGAGCGAGAGCGCGAAGCGATCGGCGATGCCATTCAAGGATTGCCTGAAAAAGAGCGGCTGGTCCTGACCCTCTACTATTATGAAGAACTGACGATGAAGGAAATCGGCGAGCTGTTGAAAGTCACGGAGTCCCGTGTGTGCCAGATTCACACCAAGGCCATCCTCCGGCTGAAAGCCTTTCTTCATGCCGACGGGTAG
- a CDS encoding flagellar biosynthetic protein FliO, which translates to MGRTILALGTVLLLMGAVAWVARRVFSQRIGTPGGTPLIQVIANSYLAPRQSIALVAIAGQYFAVGVTSETLIPLGRIDATEHLATLVSASGQTGTSCGISPHNLLSADWWQHVANAFGQGKQGGPHA; encoded by the coding sequence ATGGGCCGAACAATCTTGGCGTTGGGGACGGTCCTGCTTCTCATGGGAGCCGTCGCCTGGGTTGCCCGGCGAGTGTTCTCGCAACGCATCGGCACGCCCGGTGGCACGCCCCTCATCCAGGTCATCGCGAACAGTTACCTGGCCCCACGACAATCGATCGCCCTCGTGGCCATTGCCGGTCAATATTTTGCCGTCGGAGTGACGTCAGAGACGTTGATTCCTCTCGGTCGTATCGACGCCACAGAACATCTGGCGACCCTCGTATCAGCCTCCGGTCAGACCGGTACTTCGTGCGGAATCTCTCCTCACAACCTACTGTCGGCTGACTGGTGGCAGCATGTGGCCAACGCATTCGGGCAGGGAAAGCAAGGCGGACCGCATGCATAG
- a CDS encoding MinD/ParA family protein: protein MQSGSYTPTAGDVSERASSLTHVIAVASGKGGVGKTNIVANMAMGLSKAGKRVLVLDADLGLGNLDVLLGLVPEHTIEHVLAGTHCLDDVIVDGPGGIRVLPASSGVPQLTALSESQQMLLMEQLEAVSRDVDVLLIDTGAGISPNVTFFASAAQDTIVVVSPEPTSLTDAYALIKVLTRQYRERRFKVLVNMAKSPREAAEVFRKLDTAADRFLHVVLEYVGYIPQDDYVPLAVKQQKALLELFPGSPAALALTRLAGQVLQWPKPNFPKSAVQLLWHRLLQTTAVM, encoded by the coding sequence ATGCAGAGCGGATCGTATACACCAACGGCAGGGGACGTGTCGGAGCGAGCCTCGTCGCTGACGCACGTCATCGCCGTGGCCAGCGGCAAAGGCGGCGTGGGAAAGACCAACATCGTGGCCAATATGGCGATGGGACTGAGTAAAGCAGGAAAGCGTGTCCTGGTCTTGGATGCCGACCTCGGATTGGGAAATCTGGATGTGCTGCTGGGTTTGGTTCCTGAGCATACGATCGAGCATGTGCTGGCCGGGACTCACTGCTTGGATGACGTGATTGTCGACGGTCCCGGTGGAATCCGGGTTTTGCCCGCCAGCTCTGGGGTGCCTCAGCTGACGGCATTGAGTGAATCACAACAAATGTTGCTCATGGAGCAATTGGAGGCGGTCTCGCGGGACGTCGACGTCCTGCTGATCGATACCGGGGCGGGAATTTCTCCGAATGTCACCTTCTTTGCCTCCGCGGCTCAAGATACCATTGTCGTCGTGTCTCCCGAACCTACCTCCCTCACAGATGCCTACGCCCTGATTAAGGTGTTGACCAGACAATATCGGGAACGGCGCTTCAAGGTGTTGGTCAACATGGCAAAGAGCCCGAGAGAAGCGGCTGAAGTATTTAGAAAACTCGACACCGCAGCGGACCGGTTCCTGCATGTTGTCCTCGAATATGTCGGCTATATCCCTCAGGATGATTATGTTCCGCTCGCTGTGAAGCAGCAAAAGGCGCTGCTGGAGCTGTTTCCAGGCTCGCCGGCGGCTCTGGCGCTGACGCGGCTCGCTGGGCAAGTTTTGCAGTGGCCGAAGCCGAATTTTCCTAAGAGCGCTGTGCAGCTGTTGTGGCACCGCTTACTTCAGACCACCGCAGTCATGTGA
- the fliN gene encoding flagellar motor switch protein FliN, translating to MADDDANQSADTTTQEPVAATPASFPPVTNTAVAEQTKNIDFILDIPMKVSIYVGSTKMAIRDLLQLAQGSVIELDKLAGEPMEVMVNNKLVAKGEVVVVNEKFGIRLTDVVSAAERVKQLA from the coding sequence ATGGCTGACGACGATGCCAATCAATCCGCTGACACCACGACTCAGGAGCCGGTCGCCGCAACGCCGGCCTCGTTTCCGCCGGTGACGAACACCGCGGTGGCGGAACAGACGAAGAATATCGATTTCATTCTCGATATTCCGATGAAGGTTTCCATCTATGTCGGCTCGACGAAGATGGCCATTCGCGACCTCTTGCAGCTCGCGCAGGGCTCGGTCATCGAACTCGATAAGTTGGCCGGGGAACCGATGGAAGTCATGGTGAACAATAAGCTGGTAGCCAAAGGCGAAGTGGTGGTGGTGAATGAAAAGTTCGGTATCAGGCTCACCGATGTGGTGAGCGCTGCGGAACGTGTCAAGCAGCTGGCCTAA
- the fliQ gene encoding flagellar biosynthesis protein FliQ has translation MTPELVTELGRQALETTIMVSAPILGLSLLVGLAVSAFQAMTQLNEPTLSFVPKVLTLFGAILVFLPWMLGIMTSFMTNLLTNIPDYIR, from the coding sequence ATGACACCGGAATTAGTCACGGAACTCGGACGGCAGGCATTGGAAACGACCATCATGGTCTCGGCACCCATCTTGGGGTTGAGTTTGCTGGTGGGCTTGGCCGTGAGCGCCTTTCAAGCGATGACACAGTTGAATGAGCCGACCCTGAGTTTTGTGCCCAAGGTCTTAACGCTCTTCGGCGCCATTCTCGTCTTTTTACCCTGGATGTTAGGCATCATGACGAGTTTCATGACGAATCTCCTGACCAATATTCCTGATTACATTCGCTAG
- the fliR gene encoding flagellar biosynthetic protein FliR produces MGLTQTILILLPQFQAFLVLISRIGGLLAALPVFSGRTIPVKVKLGLVLTLSLMLAPSIPMPTLSLDPMILVGGMLSEMAIGVTIGLAVRLMFGALEVAGEILGIQMGFGAVHLFDPTTSVQTPMVAQFFTMLASLIFLSLNAHLFAMATIIHSYEAIPAFGAHLSSHLGEEILLLSQRMFTIGMKLAAPVLITILLINVLMALLGRAVPQVQVFVLSFPITIAGGLLVLSLGMPFTVALIGSEFEQLQLTIEALLRSLGRG; encoded by the coding sequence ATGGGACTGACGCAAACCATTCTCATCCTTCTTCCGCAATTCCAGGCGTTTCTTGTCCTGATCTCCCGCATTGGGGGGTTGCTGGCCGCGCTGCCGGTCTTCAGCGGACGGACGATTCCGGTCAAGGTCAAGCTCGGCTTAGTGCTGACGCTGAGCCTGATGCTGGCTCCGTCGATTCCGATGCCTACCCTGTCGCTCGATCCAATGATCTTGGTCGGTGGCATGCTCAGCGAGATGGCGATTGGCGTCACCATCGGACTGGCGGTGCGGTTGATGTTCGGCGCATTGGAAGTGGCCGGCGAAATCTTGGGTATCCAAATGGGGTTCGGGGCGGTCCATCTGTTCGACCCGACGACCTCCGTCCAAACCCCGATGGTCGCGCAGTTTTTCACCATGCTGGCCTCGTTGATCTTCCTCTCATTGAACGCGCATTTATTTGCCATGGCGACCATCATCCACAGTTATGAGGCCATCCCGGCGTTCGGCGCCCATCTGTCCTCGCATCTGGGAGAAGAGATTCTCCTGCTGTCACAACGGATGTTTACGATCGGTATGAAATTGGCCGCGCCGGTGCTGATTACTATTTTGCTCATCAATGTCCTTATGGCCTTGCTCGGTCGCGCCGTTCCGCAAGTCCAGGTCTTTGTCTTAAGCTTTCCCATTACGATTGCCGGCGGATTGCTCGTCCTCAGTCTCGGAATGCCCTTTACTGTCGCCTTGATCGGGTCGGAGTTCGAACAGCTCCAGCTCACGATTGAAGCCTTACTGCGGAGTCTCGGACGTGGCTGA
- the fliM gene encoding flagellar motor switch protein FliM: MEKILSQDEIDALLNGVVSGEVETAPPAEAAAEATTGVKGYDLLNQERIIRGRMPTLEMINDRFVRRQAVAWTGVLREAIEFVVVGTQVIKFGEFLKKIPMPSSLNVFHMAPLRGSGLFVMDAFLVYLLVDYFFGGKGQTHVKPEGRDFTAVQLRMIKKLLMLALADLEKAWQAIMPVKVDYVRSESNPQFAMVVTASEVVIVVTLQVIIGETTRDLFVVYPYSMLEPIKEKLYSGLVSNQLEQDGSWNSKFRDLIHECELPIAVKLGSTTVTVQDVLNFAPGDVVMLDQRPGNPLECYVEDYLKFLGSPGVFKGNHACRVTKVLT, encoded by the coding sequence ATGGAAAAGATTCTTTCACAAGATGAGATCGATGCGCTGTTGAACGGCGTGGTCTCCGGCGAGGTCGAAACAGCGCCACCGGCGGAAGCTGCGGCTGAAGCCACCACCGGCGTGAAGGGGTACGATCTCCTCAATCAGGAGCGCATTATCCGGGGACGCATGCCGACCCTGGAGATGATTAACGACCGGTTTGTTCGACGCCAGGCCGTGGCGTGGACCGGCGTGTTGCGCGAAGCGATTGAATTTGTGGTGGTCGGAACGCAGGTCATCAAATTCGGCGAATTTCTGAAAAAGATTCCGATGCCATCGTCCCTCAACGTCTTTCACATGGCTCCCCTGCGAGGCAGCGGGCTGTTTGTGATGGATGCCTTTCTGGTCTACCTCCTGGTGGATTATTTTTTCGGAGGCAAGGGACAAACTCATGTGAAGCCGGAAGGGCGGGATTTTACCGCCGTCCAACTACGCATGATCAAGAAGCTGCTCATGCTGGCGCTCGCCGACCTTGAGAAAGCCTGGCAGGCGATTATGCCGGTGAAAGTGGACTATGTGCGTTCCGAGAGCAACCCCCAATTTGCCATGGTCGTGACGGCCTCAGAGGTCGTCATCGTGGTGACGCTGCAAGTCATCATCGGCGAGACCACGCGGGATTTATTCGTGGTGTATCCCTATTCGATGCTCGAACCCATTAAGGAAAAGCTCTACTCGGGGCTGGTGTCGAATCAGTTGGAACAGGATGGATCCTGGAACAGCAAATTCCGCGACTTGATCCACGAGTGCGAACTGCCGATCGCCGTGAAGCTCGGTTCCACCACCGTCACCGTCCAGGACGTGCTGAATTTCGCGCCCGGCGATGTGGTGATGTTGGACCAGCGCCCCGGTAATCCGTTGGAGTGTTATGTCGAGGATTATCTCAAGTTTCTGGGAAGCCCTGGGGTATTTAAGGGGAATCACGCCTGTCGCGTCACGAAGGTGCTGACTTAA
- the flhB gene encoding flagellar biosynthesis protein FlhB: protein MAESESDKSSRTEEATEKRKSQARTDGQVAISRDVGTAAVLIGGVGFLAIGVPIGLRQLTDVTRRGLSLSFDETFWKALTVEHIHTIVVQISVTTMVLILPILGVVLFMGTGASLAQTGFMWRPNALQPSFSKLNPIKGLGKLFSTRSVMELIKGLVKIAIIMAVALFTARRDLLMVPGLMDYDLPAAIEMAGHLTLKVATGVVGALAVLAAVDYIYQRFEWSRDLRMTKEEVKEEHKASEGDPLVRGRIRSAQRDLAKKRMMAAVKTADVVVTNPTHLAVALKYDATQKAAPFVVAKGAGFIAERIRKLARHHGVAVVENKLVARTLYRLVDIGKEIPSNLYRAVAEILAFVYRARGINPGQL from the coding sequence GTGGCTGAGTCAGAGTCAGATAAGAGCAGCCGGACAGAAGAGGCGACTGAGAAACGTAAGTCGCAGGCCAGGACCGATGGACAGGTCGCCATAAGCCGCGACGTCGGTACTGCGGCGGTCCTCATAGGAGGGGTCGGATTTCTGGCGATCGGTGTGCCGATCGGACTGCGCCAACTGACCGACGTGACGCGGCGCGGGCTGTCGTTGTCGTTCGATGAAACGTTCTGGAAAGCGCTGACGGTTGAACATATCCATACCATTGTCGTGCAGATCAGTGTGACCACGATGGTGCTGATCCTTCCCATCCTCGGCGTGGTGCTCTTTATGGGGACCGGCGCATCACTGGCGCAAACAGGATTTATGTGGCGGCCGAACGCGCTGCAGCCCAGTTTCAGCAAGCTCAATCCGATCAAGGGGTTGGGCAAACTGTTTTCCACCAGATCGGTGATGGAGCTCATCAAGGGTCTCGTGAAGATTGCCATCATCATGGCGGTGGCTCTCTTTACCGCCCGTCGCGATCTGCTCATGGTACCGGGCCTCATGGATTACGACCTGCCGGCGGCGATCGAAATGGCCGGGCACCTCACGCTAAAAGTGGCGACGGGTGTCGTGGGCGCATTGGCCGTCCTCGCCGCCGTGGACTACATATACCAACGGTTTGAGTGGTCCCGTGATTTGCGCATGACCAAAGAAGAAGTGAAGGAAGAGCACAAGGCATCTGAAGGCGATCCGTTAGTCCGTGGCCGTATCCGATCTGCGCAACGCGATCTTGCCAAGAAACGCATGATGGCGGCGGTGAAGACCGCCGATGTCGTGGTCACCAACCCCACGCACCTGGCGGTGGCATTGAAGTATGACGCCACCCAAAAGGCCGCTCCGTTCGTGGTGGCCAAGGGGGCCGGTTTTATCGCGGAGCGTATTCGCAAACTGGCTCGTCATCATGGGGTGGCGGTGGTCGAAAATAAGCTGGTGGCCAGAACGCTGTATCGGCTGGTCGATATCGGGAAAGAAATCCCGTCGAATTTATATCGCGCCGTCGCCGAAATTCTGGCCTTTGTCTACCGGGCCAGAGGGATCAACCCCGGACAGTTATAA
- a CDS encoding flagellar basal body-associated FliL family protein, which produces MSDEPAATPEPGKPAAPAPALPIKLLIIVVAAALVAGLGGAFVIVKFMGGHSSGGGEAAEEHKTEAVAKSEGHGEPAGKGAAGAAPGVVFDLDPFIVNLADAPDIRYLKMTIKLEVENEGVSANLAARIPQLRDTILVLLSSKDSTSIRSPQGKFQLRDEITQRINGLLPKPGVKTAYFTDFVVQ; this is translated from the coding sequence ATGTCAGACGAACCAGCAGCAACCCCAGAACCAGGCAAGCCCGCGGCGCCAGCGCCCGCGCTTCCTATTAAGCTTCTCATTATCGTCGTCGCCGCGGCGCTCGTCGCCGGACTCGGCGGCGCGTTTGTGATCGTGAAATTCATGGGCGGTCACAGTAGCGGAGGAGGAGAGGCGGCGGAGGAGCATAAGACAGAAGCCGTCGCGAAATCGGAGGGGCATGGCGAACCGGCCGGAAAGGGCGCCGCCGGAGCCGCGCCAGGCGTCGTGTTCGATCTGGACCCGTTCATTGTCAATCTCGCCGACGCGCCGGATATCCGCTACCTCAAGATGACCATTAAGTTAGAGGTGGAGAATGAAGGGGTTTCGGCGAATCTCGCCGCTCGCATTCCTCAATTGCGCGACACCATCCTGGTGTTGCTGTCGAGCAAAGACTCTACGTCGATTCGGAGTCCGCAAGGCAAATTTCAACTCCGCGATGAGATTACCCAGCGGATCAACGGCCTGCTGCCTAAGCCAGGCGTGAAAACCGCCTACTTTACGGATTTCGTCGTCCAGTAG
- the flhF gene encoding flagellar biosynthesis protein FlhF, with translation MKVKTFHALTMQDAIRAIKEELGPDAVILSSKEVHQGGRLMSYFNKPVLEVMAAAEYDPLPPIKPSRDTSAASEPRKASQAPSSASTWTQPVGPDVFRDTLQGMLAQPASASHVYGMNQPPATAPAPRQTRPAAPRSSDITQSRLQDLRKDLRELSREIGASLPAASQSLSQHAEPAIASLCRNLVAQGLRPSSADRIGRSVGVELARRNSTAPHHLQKALAKCLAQDMRVSGSLLSGQGDRTIAMMIGTNGAGKTAAITKLAAHYQLEEKKSVAIVSLDTYRLASVEQLRMYADVLGIPCESAMSAKQAAAYVHKHADADLILIDTAGFGENDLALVHTLHQLLKAEPEVQTHVVVSASTREQDLQRQVAQIHALPLLRLLFSKLDETDSFGALYELSHQSGIPLSYWSAGQRVPEDLEVATPQRLAELLVSRRYTVPFRSSLDSQASAERSPLRSAHEVTMDTVTR, from the coding sequence ATGAAAGTTAAAACGTTTCATGCCTTGACCATGCAGGATGCGATTCGAGCGATCAAGGAAGAGCTGGGGCCGGATGCCGTCATTCTTTCATCCAAGGAAGTGCATCAAGGCGGCCGGTTGATGAGTTATTTCAATAAGCCGGTCTTGGAGGTCATGGCTGCGGCCGAATATGATCCGTTGCCCCCGATCAAGCCGTCGCGGGACACGTCGGCTGCGAGCGAGCCACGGAAAGCTTCGCAGGCGCCATCTTCGGCCAGCACATGGACCCAGCCGGTCGGGCCGGACGTCTTTCGTGACACCCTGCAGGGAATGTTGGCGCAACCAGCATCTGCATCTCATGTGTATGGCATGAATCAGCCGCCGGCGACTGCGCCTGCGCCTCGGCAGACACGCCCGGCTGCGCCGCGTTCATCGGATATCACACAGAGTCGTTTACAAGATCTGCGCAAAGACTTACGCGAGTTAAGCCGGGAGATCGGCGCGTCCTTGCCGGCGGCCTCGCAATCGTTGAGTCAACATGCGGAGCCGGCCATCGCGTCGTTGTGCCGCAATCTCGTGGCACAAGGGCTGCGCCCGTCGAGCGCCGACAGGATCGGACGGTCCGTGGGCGTGGAACTGGCTCGTCGCAACTCGACGGCGCCGCACCACCTGCAGAAGGCATTGGCGAAGTGTCTGGCTCAGGACATGCGCGTGAGCGGATCCCTGCTCTCCGGTCAGGGTGATCGGACTATCGCCATGATGATCGGAACAAACGGGGCCGGCAAGACGGCCGCGATCACAAAGTTGGCGGCCCACTATCAGTTGGAAGAAAAGAAGTCCGTCGCCATTGTCTCGCTGGACACCTATCGATTGGCTTCAGTCGAGCAACTCCGGATGTATGCCGATGTGTTGGGCATTCCTTGCGAATCGGCGATGTCTGCGAAGCAGGCTGCGGCCTATGTCCACAAGCATGCCGATGCCGATCTGATCCTGATCGATACGGCCGGTTTCGGCGAGAACGATCTTGCCTTGGTGCATACCCTGCATCAGCTCCTCAAGGCCGAACCGGAAGTGCAGACGCACGTCGTGGTTTCGGCCTCGACACGTGAGCAGGATTTGCAACGTCAGGTGGCGCAGATCCATGCGCTCCCGCTCTTGCGACTCCTGTTCAGCAAGCTCGATGAGACGGACTCCTTCGGAGCCCTGTACGAATTGAGTCACCAATCAGGCATTCCACTGTCCTATTGGAGCGCCGGTCAGCGGGTTCCAGAAGACCTTGAAGTCGCGACGCCGCAACGGCTGGCCGAGCTTCTCGTCAGCCGTCGCTACACCGTTCCGTTCCGATCGTCGCTGGATTCTCAGGCTTCGGCGGAGCGGTCACCGTTACGCAGCGCACACGAAGTGACCATGGACACTGTTACGCGGTAG
- the flhA gene encoding flagellar biosynthesis protein FlhA, whose amino-acid sequence MASTTTVSPVEHPPLLKHPDIVMSVGVVGVLMVMLLPLPRFLLDLLLSFDITISIIILLVGLQVRRPMDFSVFPSILLMVTLLRLSLNIASTRLILLHGNEGAAAAGEVIRTFGTFVVGGNYTVGLVVFAILVIINFVVVTKGAGRVAEVAARFTLDAMPGKQMAIDADLNAGLIKEDEARRRRKDIAEEADFYGAMDGASKFVRGDAVAAVIIVVVNIVGGLTIGILQQGMSPGLAAQTYTLLTVGEGLVAQIPALIVSTATGMIVTRAASENDLGAEMTQQLLNSHRAVGTAGGILLALGLVPGLPHLAFLVLGAGVCWIAYHLYQREQTPETQAPPPVTAKVEEPVAHIAPLDLMEVQVGYGLINLVEGTQGNTLLERIKGLRRQFAESMGFLVPPIHIRDNLQLRPNEYAIMLKGVEVAKAEVLPGHVLAIDPGTAQRGMVQGIPTKEPAFGLPALWVVEDQREQAQMAGYTVVDASSAITTHLSEIIKRHGHELLGRQEAQALLDEVGRTHPKLVEELIPTMVSLGTVVRILGNLLKEGIPIRDIRSILEAIADHAMTTKDAELLTEMARQSLARTITKQYQAPDGSLPVITLDPRLDRTLAEQASILPQGAMLNLDPALSHKLLTALKQSAERVAARGQQPILLCSPAVRRHLRRLTDRLLHSVPVIGLNEIDAMVRLQSLDTIRLDSELPQPS is encoded by the coding sequence ATGGCATCCACGACCACTGTGTCTCCAGTCGAGCATCCACCACTCCTCAAGCATCCCGACATCGTCATGTCCGTGGGTGTCGTCGGCGTGCTCATGGTCATGCTGTTACCGCTTCCGCGGTTTCTATTGGACCTGTTGCTCAGCTTCGACATCACGATTTCAATCATCATTTTGCTGGTGGGACTACAGGTCCGCCGGCCGATGGACTTTTCGGTATTCCCTTCGATTCTCCTGATGGTCACGCTCCTCCGGCTGTCCCTGAATATTGCGTCGACCCGCCTGATTCTGTTGCATGGCAATGAGGGGGCGGCGGCGGCAGGGGAAGTCATCCGCACGTTCGGCACCTTTGTCGTCGGCGGAAATTACACCGTAGGTCTCGTGGTCTTTGCCATCCTGGTGATCATCAATTTCGTCGTCGTCACCAAGGGCGCCGGCCGCGTCGCTGAAGTCGCCGCCCGCTTCACGTTGGATGCCATGCCGGGTAAGCAGATGGCCATCGATGCCGACTTGAACGCCGGCCTCATTAAAGAAGATGAAGCCAGACGGCGGCGGAAGGATATCGCGGAAGAAGCGGACTTTTACGGCGCCATGGACGGTGCCAGCAAGTTTGTGCGAGGGGATGCGGTCGCGGCCGTCATCATTGTGGTGGTGAATATCGTCGGAGGACTGACCATCGGCATTCTCCAGCAGGGGATGAGCCCAGGCCTGGCGGCGCAAACGTACACGCTCTTGACGGTCGGCGAAGGCCTGGTCGCTCAAATTCCGGCCCTCATCGTCTCGACCGCCACCGGTATGATCGTGACGCGCGCGGCCTCAGAAAACGACCTCGGCGCGGAGATGACACAGCAACTCCTCAATTCACACCGAGCCGTGGGAACGGCCGGAGGAATCCTGCTGGCCCTCGGCCTGGTGCCGGGGCTGCCGCATCTGGCCTTCCTGGTCCTCGGAGCCGGCGTGTGCTGGATCGCCTACCATCTCTATCAACGGGAGCAGACGCCGGAGACTCAGGCTCCTCCGCCCGTGACCGCAAAGGTTGAAGAACCGGTCGCCCACATCGCGCCGCTCGATCTGATGGAAGTGCAAGTGGGATACGGCCTGATCAACCTCGTTGAAGGCACGCAGGGCAATACACTCCTGGAGCGCATCAAGGGTCTGCGGAGGCAGTTTGCCGAATCCATGGGATTTCTCGTCCCTCCCATTCATATCCGGGACAATTTGCAGCTGCGCCCGAATGAATACGCGATCATGCTCAAGGGCGTCGAAGTCGCCAAGGCTGAAGTGCTTCCGGGCCATGTACTGGCGATCGATCCCGGCACGGCGCAACGCGGGATGGTCCAAGGTATTCCCACCAAGGAACCGGCCTTCGGTTTGCCGGCATTGTGGGTCGTCGAGGACCAGCGCGAGCAGGCCCAGATGGCCGGCTATACCGTCGTCGACGCCAGCTCGGCCATTACCACGCATCTTTCCGAAATCATCAAACGGCACGGTCATGAATTGTTGGGCCGGCAGGAAGCCCAAGCCTTGCTCGACGAAGTCGGGAGGACGCATCCCAAGCTGGTGGAAGAACTCATTCCGACCATGGTCTCCCTGGGTACAGTGGTCCGGATCTTGGGCAATCTTCTCAAGGAGGGAATTCCCATCCGGGATATTCGTTCCATCCTGGAGGCCATCGCCGATCATGCGATGACGACCAAAGATGCCGAACTGTTGACGGAAATGGCCCGCCAATCGCTGGCCCGGACCATTACGAAGCAGTACCAGGCACCGGATGGATCGCTCCCGGTCATCACACTTGACCCGCGGCTGGATCGGACGCTCGCCGAGCAAGCGTCAATATTGCCGCAGGGAGCCATGCTGAATCTGGATCCCGCGCTGTCGCACAAACTTCTGACGGCGCTCAAGCAATCAGCGGAACGCGTGGCTGCGCGCGGCCAGCAGCCGATTCTGCTCTGTTCCCCGGCCGTGCGACGGCACTTGCGGCGATTGACGGACCGGCTCTTGCACTCTGTGCCGGTGATCGGGCTGAATGAAATCGATGCCATGGTGCGCTTGCAGTCGCTGGATACCATCCGGCTCGACTCAGAGCTTCCACAACCGTCGTGA
- the fliP gene encoding flagellar type III secretion system pore protein FliP (The bacterial flagellar biogenesis protein FliP forms a type III secretion system (T3SS)-type pore required for flagellar assembly.) has product MHSLTHVATPWTRLILMGILILLGLGLAAPEPVWAAGPSVSIDLGSDSPKQTAVVIQILILMTVLSLAPALFIMVTSFTRIVIVLSFLRQALGTQSVPPNQVLLALALFLTMFIMAPVGQQVYSDALQPLLAEQLSYEDAWKKGIEPVRGFMLRQLRDKDLELFITLSKIPKPEKLADVPTHVVIPAFILSELRISFQIGFLIYIPFLIVDMVVASILMSMGMMLLPPAVISLPFKLILFVLADGWYLVVGSMVRSFQ; this is encoded by the coding sequence ATGCATAGCCTGACGCACGTGGCAACGCCGTGGACCAGGCTCATTCTGATGGGGATTCTGATCCTTCTTGGCCTGGGGCTGGCGGCGCCGGAGCCGGTCTGGGCAGCGGGTCCCTCGGTCAGTATCGATCTGGGATCGGATTCGCCCAAGCAGACGGCCGTCGTCATCCAGATTCTGATCCTCATGACGGTGCTCTCGCTGGCGCCGGCCCTCTTTATCATGGTCACGTCATTTACGCGGATCGTGATCGTCCTCTCGTTCCTCCGCCAGGCCCTTGGGACGCAGTCGGTTCCCCCGAATCAAGTCCTGCTGGCGCTCGCCTTGTTTCTCACGATGTTCATCATGGCCCCTGTGGGACAGCAAGTGTACAGCGACGCGCTGCAACCGTTGTTGGCAGAACAGCTTTCCTATGAAGATGCCTGGAAGAAAGGTATCGAGCCAGTCAGAGGATTCATGTTGCGCCAGCTACGGGACAAGGACCTGGAGCTCTTTATTACGCTCAGCAAGATCCCGAAACCGGAAAAGCTTGCGGATGTACCGACGCATGTCGTCATCCCGGCCTTCATTCTCAGTGAGCTCCGTATCTCCTTTCAGATCGGTTTCTTGATCTATATCCCATTCCTGATCGTGGACATGGTGGTGGCCAGCATTCTCATGTCGATGGGCATGATGCTCTTGCCGCCGGCAGTCATTTCATTGCCGTTCAAACTCATTTTATTTGTCCTGGCCGACGGATGGTATCTCGTCGTCGGCTCGATGGTAAGGAGCTTCCAGTAA